A window of Pirellulales bacterium contains these coding sequences:
- a CDS encoding agmatine deiminase family protein — protein MTAVETPASLGYRMPAEWEPHVATWLSWPHNLESWPGNFGPIPGVWESLVRTLAPFEHVHVLAGAPGTLAEARSMVGNVPNVTIHDIATNDAWTRDHGPMFLQGPVGAPASLVHWGYNAWGGKYPPFDRDVQVPAKIAHVLGMRRFEPGIILEGGAIDVNGLGAVLTTEQCLLNPNRNPHLSRADIERYLIDYGVGRHVIWLGHGIVGDDTDGHIDELARFVGPRTVVTAVEEDPADENYQALADNLRRLQAATDQEGRALELVTFPMPKAVYYDDRRLPASYMNFYIANGVVVVPTFDCPADAVALERLAQLFPGRQVRGLRAVELVWGLGTFHCSTQQQPRPHAAG, from the coding sequence ATGACCGCTGTCGAAACGCCCGCCTCGCTTGGTTATCGGATGCCTGCCGAATGGGAGCCACATGTGGCGACCTGGCTTTCCTGGCCGCACAATCTGGAAAGCTGGCCGGGAAATTTCGGTCCGATCCCCGGCGTGTGGGAAAGCCTGGTGCGGACGCTCGCCCCCTTCGAGCACGTTCATGTGTTGGCCGGCGCGCCCGGCACGCTGGCCGAAGCGCGCTCGATGGTAGGGAACGTGCCCAACGTCACGATTCACGACATCGCCACGAACGATGCTTGGACGCGCGATCATGGGCCGATGTTCTTGCAGGGACCGGTTGGCGCGCCTGCCTCTCTGGTGCATTGGGGTTACAACGCATGGGGCGGCAAATACCCACCGTTTGATCGTGATGTCCAAGTCCCCGCCAAGATCGCGCACGTGCTCGGGATGCGCCGTTTCGAACCGGGAATCATTCTCGAGGGGGGCGCGATCGACGTGAACGGGCTCGGAGCCGTGTTGACTACCGAGCAGTGTCTGTTGAATCCGAACCGCAACCCGCACCTATCGCGCGCAGACATCGAGCGATACTTGATCGATTACGGCGTCGGCCGGCACGTGATCTGGCTGGGCCATGGAATTGTCGGCGACGACACCGACGGACATATTGACGAGTTGGCCCGGTTCGTCGGACCGCGCACCGTGGTCACGGCCGTCGAGGAAGATCCTGCTGACGAGAATTACCAGGCGCTTGCCGACAATCTGCGGCGGCTGCAGGCCGCGACCGATCAAGAGGGGCGCGCGCTCGAGCTTGTCACGTTCCCCATGCCCAAGGCCGTGTACTACGACGATCGTCGGCTGCCCGCCAGCTACATGAATTTCTATATCGCCAACGGCGTGGTCGTGGTGCCGACATTCGACTGCCCGGCCGACGCCGTGGCCCTCGAACGGCTAGCGCAACTGTTTCCTGGCCGGCAAGTGCGTGGTCTGCGAGCGGTCGAACTCGTGTGGGGCCTGGGCACGTTCCATTGCAGCACACAGCAGCAACCGCGCCCGCACGCCGCGGGTTAG
- a CDS encoding sugar phosphate isomerase/epimerase family protein: protein MARLSMNEMTTYRWSFEEDVAHYKAAGIPAIGVWRQKLSDYGEDKGIELLTESGLAVSSLLWAGGFTGSDGRTFRESLDDAFEAVRLAAMMQAGCLVVYTGARAGHTHNHARRLVRDALRELSGLAGSLGVRLAIEPMHSGCAAEWTFLTDIEGTLEMIEAVGDPNLRLVFDTYHFGHDHDVRSQLQALAPRIAIVHLGDGREPPQREQNRSRLGEGNVPLSEIIDGLARGGYNGDYDVELMGEDIENSCYKALLDQSKCAFARLVAS from the coding sequence ATGGCACGGCTGTCGATGAACGAAATGACGACCTACCGCTGGTCGTTCGAAGAAGACGTCGCCCATTACAAGGCCGCCGGTATTCCGGCCATCGGTGTCTGGCGGCAGAAGTTGTCCGACTACGGCGAGGATAAAGGGATCGAGCTGCTGACCGAAAGCGGTCTGGCCGTGTCGAGCCTGTTGTGGGCCGGCGGATTCACCGGCAGCGACGGCCGTACCTTTCGCGAGAGCCTGGACGACGCCTTCGAGGCCGTGCGACTGGCCGCGATGATGCAGGCGGGCTGCTTGGTGGTCTACACCGGCGCCAGAGCGGGTCACACGCACAATCACGCCCGGCGCCTGGTGCGTGACGCCCTGCGCGAGCTATCGGGCCTGGCCGGCAGCCTAGGCGTGCGTCTGGCCATCGAGCCGATGCACTCCGGCTGCGCCGCGGAATGGACGTTCTTGACCGATATCGAGGGGACGCTGGAAATGATCGAGGCCGTGGGGGATCCGAACCTCCGGCTGGTCTTCGACACCTATCATTTCGGGCACGATCACGACGTGCGGTCGCAACTGCAGGCCCTGGCCCCCCGCATCGCGATCGTCCACCTGGGAGACGGCCGCGAGCCACCGCAGCGCGAGCAAAATCGGTCCCGCCTGGGCGAAGGGAATGTCCCGCTGTCGGAGATCATCGACGGGCTGGCTCGGGGAGGTTACAACGGCGACTACGACGTCGAGCTGATGGGCGAGGACATCGAGAACTCGTGTTACAAAGCACTGCTCGATCAATCGAAGTGCGCCTTCGCCCGGCTCGTCGCCAGTTAG